The genome window CTTTACGGCCCATACCTTCGTACATGTTTTTCTTGTATCCATTCCATACTTCTGCACCGTTCTGATACATGCGGGTATTCGTTACGTCATGCACGTCGGTCAGCATCACCGGATGACCTGCACGCTTGACTGCTTTGGCAAGACTCATGTCATCCACCAGATGCGCCTGAATGGCAGCATGACCACCGGATGCTTCGTAACTGGAGCGATGAATCAGCAAAAAAGCCCCCGTAGCGGCTACAAACATCGGACTGGATGATCTGCGTATCATGAAAATGGGCAGATGACTGATGATGGTAAAGACCATCATCGGTACGACAAGCTTCTCCATCCACGTCTTGGTTACCTGATAAGGAAAACCGGTTACCAGCCCGCCCCCTTGCTCACAACCGGCAGCAACGGTCTGTCGAATCGCACTTGGCTCCAGACGCACATCCGCATCCACGAACATGTACCATTCTCCCTCGGCCTCCTGAACCAGTCTGTGACACGCATGGGATTTGCCCATCCAGCCCTCGGGTAGATCGACACCATGCAGCAGACGCACACGGTCATCACGATCGGCAATCGCCTGAACCATGGCCGCTGTCTCATCTTCGGAGCGATCATCCAGCACCAGCACTTCCATCCGGAATCCCGACGTATCACTCGCGAGCACACTTTGCAGACATCCTTCGATATGTAGTTTTTCATTTCTGGCAGGAATCAGCACCGAGACCAGCAGGTCCGGTGGTTGTATCTTGTCTGACCGGAATGAACGTACTTTGGGCAGACAGGA of Paenibacillus sp. FSL R5-0517 contains these proteins:
- a CDS encoding glycosyltransferase family 2 protein, with amino-acid sequence MSASETFWIVLTSIMGIQLLFALWNVSCLPKVRSFRSDKIQPPDLLVSVLIPARNEKLHIEGCLQSVLASDTSGFRMEVLVLDDRSEDETAAMVQAIADRDDRVRLLHGVDLPEGWMGKSHACHRLVQEAEGEWYMFVDADVRLEPSAIRQTVAAGCEQGGGLVTGFPYQVTKTWMEKLVVPMMVFTIISHLPIFMIRRSSSPMFVAATGAFLLIHRSSYEASGGHAAIQAHLVDDMSLAKAVKRAGHPVMLTDVHDVTNTRMYQNGAEVWNGYKKNMYEGMGRKDVLLLGTMLMYTLMYIVPPLGLIFGLMTGSSMSILYGLLGTLLGMAVKRVADRAGGQPWWLALLQPVSMACVIAIGFASWQAGRSGKGYVWKGRRYS